CTGCTATGTTTGCAAATTTGTTATTCTGCGCATATTTAACACTAAAGATTAAATAAGAGATGTATTTCAGAACTTATGTTCATATTCACTGTTTAAAGATTTTGTACTATAATTACCTAGCATACTGGTTCCACAATTGTCACTCAAATCATTCCTGTCAAGCATTGCCACTTGCATAAACCAAAGTTTATTCATTTCGCTAGTAAATCGGATTAGAGCTTTGTCAAGCTGAGCTCTACATTTAGATTTATTACCAAGTCTATTTATTTGTTAACTGTGCTCATATCAAGTACAACACCATAGGTAGGAAACACACATAGAGGAATGTCTAGATTTGGGAAAACGATGTGACAGTCTTGAACCCGTGATTCTCCGGAAGGGAAGCGTTACCAGGTCGAATCGATATAATCGCCTCCAGACCTTTCACAGGAATTGATAAAACCGGTCAGTTTCTTTAAACAGAATCTCAAACCGGTTTTGAAGTAAAATAGGATTCATagagttttgtttgtgtttttttaccTGCAGCTTTTGCAGCTGTAGCTTCTTGATAAACATCTGTCACAAAAAGAATCTCTGAAGgatcttccactcccaatgtcTCTGTAATCTCCTTGTAactcttgttttctttcttgtttctgCATCCAAGAAGCGTATGAGATGTCATGTGCAAGCGGCTGGATCATATACCCTAGTGAAATAAAAGTGCCACATCTTTTGTTATACCCGATTGTGGTGTCGAAAAAGCCAGATAAATACTTCCTCAAATCTCCATAGTTTGTGTTCCCAAAGAGAAGCCTTTGCGCTAATCGACTACCACTTGAATATATGTAAACCTATTCACAATCAAAACATTAGAcctgcaacaacaaaaaaaaaaaacgacattTCTCTAAGAACTTAACTACATGAACAGACCTTAATTCCAGAAGAATGCCATTTCTCTAAAGCCTCTGCTACATCCTCGAACACAACAGACTTCAGTTCATTACATTCAAAACCCGTTCTCCATATGTGACCCTACATTACAAAGATTCATGTACTCATATCACATACATTATCAAAATCAACAAAAGGCGGAAACTTATTTTGTTCTCTCACTTGCAATTCCTTTAAAGCAGTGATCTTTCTATCTGCTTTGATCATTGCCTCTACATTAGAGACCACAGCAGCAATGACCTTGTCTTTTCCTTCATCAGCATGTGGTATAGGAACAGCACCGGCTAAACCCTGTCTTAAGTCATCTTCAACCTGCAACAAAATACCAGAGATGATGAGCCTTAGTCACTTGGAAACAATAAAGAAAAGTTTGTAGAGGATaataattcgtttttttttttacctgagaCCGCAGCAACTTGATATCCTCTTGTGTTTCTGCTGTGTCGTACGTCAGATTCAAATGCTTTCCAACGTTTTCACGAGCATAGGGAAAGAGAACGTCTGTGACGAATGTTATGGGAGTAGTTGTTCCTTCAATGTCGAGAACAATGCATCGTTGTTGCAACCAAATACAGTATAACTAAAATCAACACTTCTACAAGATGACAAGAGAGAGATCATTGAGTTTATACCCGAGGCGGTTCTGTTTGGTTTTGTGAATCCTTGACTCCGGATTTTACAGATAGTTTTGTGGAAATGTGGTTCTGTGAGTGTACATGTCTTTGAATAGGCCCGTGGTCTGGTGTAGCAGCATCCAGACCCAGTTGATGAAGCTTAATGGCAGCATCGAAcagataatggtaacattcagcCTGGAAGCGAGAATCGAAAGTTTATATGAACAAAACGATATAGAACTTAGTGTGTGAAGCGATCTGCACACACCTGTGTCTTAGCATGGATCCAAGAATCACCCCAAATGTAAATTCCGTGATTGCGTACCAACACTGCGGTTGCTTTTGGATAGGCTTCTATCTGAAAATGGGAGCCATATTTGTCAAAAGACTAACGAAAACCATTCTTTGATTGCATATGATCAATTCAAGTTTCCTTGggtattatatatacacatacagCTTTGGTGAGTGAATCTGTGAGTTCGTTCTCATAAGCTGTGTTCTCTATGATTGGGACAACAAGTTCGTCATAGTATCCGTGACCTTGAATCCCTTTTATCATCTCCATGTGAGTAATCTGCAGTATGTCAAATATGAAGAAACATTAAGTACTAAAGTTTACACTGGTATTTATGGGCTTTTGACATTCAGGCTTACACGAAATTCTTTGGCTTGTGGATTAAGCATTGTCACAAGACAAGATTCCATGCCATGGCTATGAATAACAGCTCCAGCATTTCGCATCTCATATGCCTGCACCACAACGTTAAATAGTACCTCATAAGAGTTCATCACCATTCACCAGGCGTTAGAAACTATAACAAAGTCAGTGCTATGCATCTTAGTATCAGTCATCTACTGTTACTACTAGAGATTAGAGATAAAATGAAATGTAATATCTTACAAACAGAGCAAGACAATTTGGTAGGGAAAAAAATTGAGATACTAAACTATGCAAGTCTGGTTAAAAATTGAACTTTACTTGCTTGAAAACTGCAAAAAGCACTAATGCAGACCACGTATAGCTTGTTGAAACATAAATGCAAATCAAATGTAAGTTTACATATTACAAGTAATGATCCCTCAATCGCACTGTTCAACTGAACGCAAGAAAACAATGTTTAGATTTGGTTTTTTAATAAGgagaaaaaaattacaacaaaaCATCCCTTTTTCAAGATTGTCAACAATACAACTCTACACTTGACTGAGCCCATTGTTCTTATTCTAACACTTGAATGAATCTATTTCTACCAAGGCAACGGAGTGAAGGTTCTATGGGTCGAAGAAACCCACTGAGACATCCAACGAGTGGACTATTACTCAGATTGAACAAGTGTTACCTTGTAACCGAGTTTTCGCAAGCGTTTCCCCAAAGAAAGCCGCCTGTTCTGCACTTAGTTTTTTTGGATTGCAATCCAACAGTCGTTAGCAATCAACGTA
This genomic stretch from Brassica napus cultivar Da-Ae chromosome C9, Da-Ae, whole genome shotgun sequence harbors:
- the LOC106418418 gene encoding probable bifunctional methylthioribulose-1-phosphate dehydratase/enolase-phosphatase E1, translating into MAATIGFPQAYLEGKEVKETSSLVTELCRHFYTQGWVSGTGGSITMKVHDASIPKPDQLIIMSPSGVQKERMQPEDMYILSPNGSIISAPSPKPYPNKPPKCTDCAPLFMKNRRLSLGKRLRKLGYKAYEMRNAGAVIHSHGMESCLVTMLNPQAKEFRITHMEMIKGIQGHGYYDELVVPIIENTAYENELTDSLTKAIEAYPKATAVLVRNHGIYIWGDSWIHAKTQAECYHYLFDAAIKLHQLGLDAATPDHGPIQRHVHSQNHISTKLSVKSGVKDSQNQTEPPRRCIVLDIEGTTTPITFVTDVLFPYARENVGKHLNLTYDTAETQEDIKLLRSQVEDDLRQGLAGAVPIPHADEGKDKVIAAVVSNVEAMIKADRKITALKELQGHIWRTGFECNELKSVVFEDVAEALEKWHSSGIKVYIYSSGSRLAQRLLFGNTNYGDLRKYLSGFFDTTIGNKKENKSYKEITETLGVEDPSEILFVTDVYQEATAAKAAGLEAIISIRPGNASLPENHGFKTVTSFSQI